From the Senegalimassilia faecalis genome, one window contains:
- a CDS encoding DUF4368 domain-containing protein, translating to MPYRTERVSGRCRQASHPAPPSKQPPGQGAPYVSEGNVKIPTVNAEKFMGIVRKHLAFEELTPTLLREMIEKIVVHECSYDENGTRRQDIEIYYSFVGKIDLPE from the coding sequence ATGCCTTACAGAACTGAAAGGGTATCAGGCCGCTGTCGGCAAGCCAGTCATCCAGCCCCGCCGTCCAAACAGCCGCCTGGACAAGGTGCGCCATATGTTTCAGAAGGTAATGTAAAGATACCTACCGTCAACGCCGAGAAATTTATGGGCATTGTCCGCAAGCACCTTGCCTTTGAAGAACTGACCCCCACTCTCTTGCGGGAAATGATCGAGAAAATTGTGGTGCATGAGTGCAGCTATGATGAGAACGGCACCCGCAGGCAGGACATTGAGATTTATTACAGCTTTGTCGGCAAGATTGACTTGCCCGAATAA
- a CDS encoding YraN family protein, whose translation MNDMKEKAMGVVKAFLERKGYEIVDEAWQGPEGIGGIDLVAVDEDGTLVFVDATARIGTDGFPEAHRARGLREALAATWLAGNGDDYADTPVRFDEVAMMVVKENRALLRHHVNAWGSCV comes from the coding sequence ATGAACGACATGAAGGAAAAGGCGATGGGCGTGGTCAAGGCCTTCCTCGAGCGCAAGGGCTACGAGATCGTCGACGAGGCCTGGCAGGGGCCCGAGGGTATCGGCGGGATCGACCTCGTGGCGGTGGACGAGGACGGGACCCTGGTGTTCGTCGACGCCACGGCCCGGATCGGGACGGACGGCTTCCCCGAGGCCCACAGGGCGCGCGGGCTGCGCGAGGCGCTGGCGGCGACGTGGCTCGCCGGCAACGGCGACGACTACGCCGACACCCCGGTCCGCTTCGACGAGGTGGCGATGATGGTCGTCAAGGAGAACCGCGCGCTCCTGCGCCACCACGTCAACGCTTGGGGTTCATGTGTCTAA
- a CDS encoding class I SAM-dependent methyltransferase, which yields MLNDPHFKVMSYKADASSAFPNTDIKGGVAVTYRDADRDFGAIEVFTHFDELRTIKEKVVKHGIQPLGDIIFAADSYHFTEAMHEDHPEIRYVDDDHGLLSKNHDYDLKTNVLDNLNNVVFFDEMPGDGDSCIRIFGRGRAGRAYKFISARYIAPHPNLDKWKVLVPAANGSGALGEVLSTPLIGRPLIGHTQSFISIGSFNSEAEATALLKYIKSKFARTMLGILKITQHNPAPKWKYVPLQDFTSDSDIDWSQSVADIDRQLYAKYGLDDEEIQFIESHVKEMD from the coding sequence ATGCTTAACGACCCCCATTTCAAAGTGATGAGCTATAAAGCGGATGCGTCCAGCGCCTTTCCGAATACCGACATCAAGGGCGGTGTTGCCGTTACCTATCGAGATGCTGATCGGGATTTCGGTGCGATAGAAGTGTTCACACATTTCGATGAGCTTCGTACCATCAAAGAGAAGGTTGTAAAACATGGCATCCAACCCCTCGGCGATATCATCTTCGCGGCCGATAGCTACCACTTCACTGAAGCCATGCACGAAGACCATCCCGAGATTCGTTATGTTGACGACGACCATGGTCTGTTGAGCAAGAACCACGACTATGACCTTAAGACAAACGTTCTCGACAACCTTAACAATGTAGTTTTCTTTGACGAGATGCCTGGCGACGGAGATAGTTGCATCAGAATCTTTGGCAGAGGTCGCGCCGGAAGAGCTTACAAGTTCATTTCCGCCAGATATATCGCTCCGCATCCGAACCTCGACAAATGGAAAGTACTTGTTCCTGCCGCCAACGGATCGGGCGCGCTTGGAGAAGTGCTTTCTACGCCCTTAATAGGGCGGCCCTTAATAGGGCATACGCAGTCCTTCATAAGCATTGGCAGTTTCAATTCCGAAGCGGAAGCTACGGCTCTCCTCAAATACATAAAATCGAAGTTCGCTCGGACCATGCTCGGAATTCTGAAGATTACGCAGCACAATCCCGCACCAAAATGGAAGTATGTCCCCCTACAGGACTTTACTTCTGACTCCGACATCGATTGGTCGCAGTCTGTTGCTGACATCGACCGTCAGCTCTATGCGAAGTACGGCCTCGACGACGAGGAGATTCAGTTCATCGAATCCCATGTGAAGGAGATGGACTAG
- the tet(W) gene encoding tetracycline resistance ribosomal protection protein Tet(W) translates to MNIINIGILAHVDAGKTTLTESLLYASGAISEPGSVEKGTTRTDTMLLERQRGITIQAAVTSFQWHRCKVNIVDTPGHMDFLAEVYRSLAVLDGAILVISAKDGVQAQTRILFHALRKMDIPTVIFINKIDQAGVDLQGVYQSVRDKLSADIIIKQTVSLSPEIVLEENTDIEAWDAVIENNDELLEKYIAGEPISREELAQEEQRRVQDASLFPVYHGSAKKGLGIQPLMDAVTGLFQPIGEQGSDALCGSVFKVEYTDCGQRLIYLRLYSGTLRLRDTVALAGREKLKITEMRIPSKGEIVRTDTAYPGEIVILPSDSVRLNDVLGDPTRLPRKRWREDPLPMLRTSIAPKTAAQRERLLDALTQLADTDPLLRCEVDSITHEIILSFLGRVQLEVVSALLSEKYKLETVVKEPTVIYMERPLKAASHTIHIEVPPNPFWASIGLSVTPLPLGSGVQYESRVSLGYLNQSFQNAVRDGIRYGLEQGLFGWNVTDCKICFEYGLYYSPVSTPADFRSLAPIVLEQALKESGTQLLEPYLSFTLYAPREYLSRAYHDAPKYCATIETVQVKKDEVVFTGEIPARCIQAYRTDLAFYTNGQSVCLTELKGYQAAVGKPVIQPRRPNSRLDKVRHMFQKVM, encoded by the coding sequence ATGAACATTATCAATATCGGGATTCTTGCCCATGTAGACGCTGGAAAGACAACCTTGACGGAGAGCCTGCTATATGCCAGCGGAGCCATTTCAGAACCGGGGAGCGTCGAAAAAGGGACAACGAGGACGGACACCATGCTTTTGGAGCGGCAGCGTGGGATTACCATTCAAGCGGCAGTCACTTCCTTCCAGTGGCACAGATGTAAAGTCAACATTGTGGATACGCCCGGCCACATGGATTTTTTGGCGGAGGTGTACCGCTCTTTGGCTGTTTTAGATGGGGCCATCTTGGTGATCTCCGCTAAAGATGGTGTGCAGGCCCAGACCCGTATTCTGTTCCATGCCCTGCGGAAAATGGACATTCCCACCGTTATCTTTATCAATAAGATCGACCAGGCTGGCGTTGATTTGCAGGGCGTGTATCAGTCTGTTCGGGATAAGCTCTCCGCCGATATTATCATCAAGCAGACGGTGTCGCTGTCCCCGGAAATAGTCCTGGAGGAAAATACCGACATAGAAGCATGGGATGCGGTCATCGAAAATAACGATGAATTATTGGAAAAGTATATCGCAGGAGAACCAATCAGCCGGGAAGAACTTGCGCAGGAGGAACAGCGGCGGGTTCAAGACGCCTCCCTGTTCCCGGTCTATCATGGCAGCGCCAAAAAGGGCCTTGGCATTCAACCGTTGATGGATGCGGTGACAGGGCTGTTCCAACCGATTGGGGAACAGGGGAGCGACGCCCTATGCGGCAGCGTTTTCAAGGTGGAGTATACAGATTGTGGCCAGCGGCTCATCTATTTGCGGCTATACAGCGGAACGCTGCGCCTGCGGGATACGGTGGCTCTGGCCGGGAGAGAAAAGCTGAAAATCACAGAGATGCGTATTCCATCCAAAGGGGAAATTGTTCGGACAGACACCGCTTATCCGGGTGAAATTGTTATCCTTCCCAGCGACAGCGTGAGGTTAAACGATGTATTAGGGGACCCAACCCGGCTCCCTCGTAAAAGGTGGCGTGAGGACCCCCTCCCCATGCTGCGGACGTCGATTGCGCCGAAAACGGCAGCGCAAAGAGAACGGCTGCTGGACGCTCTTACGCAACTTGCGGATACTGACCCGCTTTTGCGCTGCGAGGTGGATTCCATCACCCATGAGATCATTCTTTCTTTTTTGGGCCGGGTGCAGTTGGAGGTTGTTTCCGCTTTGCTGTCGGAAAAATACAAGCTTGAAACAGTGGTAAAGGAACCCACCGTCATTTATATGGAGCGGCCGCTCAAAGCAGCCAGCCACACCATCCATATCGAGGTGCCGCCCAACCCGTTTTGGGCATCCATCGGACTGTCTGTTACACCACTCCCGCTTGGCTCCGGTGTACAATACGAGAGCCGGGTTTCGCTGGGATACTTGAACCAGAGTTTTCAAAACGCTGTCAGGGATGGTATCCGTTACGGGCTGGAGCAGGGCTTGTTCGGCTGGAACGTAACGGACTGTAAGATTTGCTTTGAATACGGGCTTTATTACAGTCCGGTCAGCACGCCGGCGGACTTCCGCTCATTGGCCCCGATTGTATTGGAACAGGCATTGAAGGAATCAGGGACGCAACTGCTGGAACCTTATCTCTCCTTCACCCTCTATGCGCCCCGGGAATATCTTTCCAGGGCTTATCATGATGCACCGAAATACTGTGCCACCATCGAAACGGTCCAGGTAAAAAAGGATGAAGTTGTCTTTACTGGCGAGATTCCCGCCCGCTGTATACAGGCATACCGTACTGATCTGGCCTTTTACACCAACGGGCAGAGCGTATGCCTTACAGAACTGAAAGGGTATCAGGCCGCTGTCGGCAAGCCAGTCATCCAGCCCCGCCGTCCAAACAGCCGCCTGGACAAGGTGCGCCATATGTTTCAGAAGGTAATGTAA
- a CDS encoding YlcI/YnfO family protein, giving the protein MSNGYKELIKGNPGETEIRSFLVNGDQVSVTLRIPDTLRDAAKEEAALRGMSFSAFVRTCMIEELAKKGQ; this is encoded by the coding sequence ATGTCTAACGGCTATAAGGAGCTCATCAAGGGTAACCCCGGCGAGACCGAGATCAGGAGCTTCCTGGTAAACGGCGACCAGGTATCTGTGACCCTGCGCATCCCCGACACCCTGCGCGACGCGGCGAAGGAGGAGGCTGCCCTTCGCGGCATGAGCTTCTCCGCCTTTGTGCGCACTTGCATGATCGAAGAGCTCGCGAAGAAGGGACAATAG
- a CDS encoding DUF6262 family protein, giving the protein MNNRNTEGIRAHAASRAEETRTRAEAAIETLKGRGERITFAAVARESGLSRSSLYGNDYVKVRIQSLQALEAVPDRASKKSRGDGSRRLTELADRVRELEEQKLMLVAQLAEMELLRMENEELKRVAKSRSTPQAPNVVTMR; this is encoded by the coding sequence ATGAACAATAGGAACACCGAGGGCATCAGGGCGCACGCCGCATCGAGGGCCGAAGAGACCAGGACCAGAGCCGAAGCCGCCATAGAGACCCTCAAAGGCCGAGGCGAGAGGATAACCTTCGCCGCCGTTGCCAGGGAGTCGGGCCTGAGCAGGTCGTCTTTGTACGGCAATGATTATGTCAAGGTGCGTATCCAGAGTCTTCAGGCACTCGAAGCCGTCCCCGACCGAGCATCAAAGAAATCCCGAGGAGACGGCTCACGGCGGCTGACCGAGCTCGCGGACAGAGTCAGAGAGCTGGAGGAGCAGAAGCTGATGCTCGTGGCCCAGCTGGCCGAGATGGAGCTTCTCAGGATGGAGAACGAGGAACTCAAGCGAGTTGCGAAATCGAGGTCGACTCCACAGGCCCCGAATGTGGTCACAATGCGCTAG
- a CDS encoding DEAD/DEAH box helicase — translation MASIDISQIIETTAPAVPQIYAYTTPEIVRHNGWTKIDYTEQDVRERIKQQTHTADVQWHLEWSGNATWEHRAGTFHDTDFHAYLEKQGVEREPKKEWFKISGEESHQQFYRFRDTDGVLDAPGAASYTLRAEQQRAVEQTGAFARAHWDEGGAHGGEFLWNAKPRFGKTLTAYDLCRSIGAQKVLIVTNRPAIANSWYDDYVKFVGLEGGYRFISGVDALTGKPYCLSREEYLRAIRNDPEGPKGFIEFVSLQDLKGSIRFGGVYQKLDEVADLTWDVLIIDEAHEGVDTFKTDVAFDHIKRRFTLHLSGTPFKAIANEKFADDAIYNWTYADEQQAKRDWPADSEQPNPYANLPKLNLLTYQMSDIVEQEARGGMEIDGEQTEFAFDLNEFFSTKHNGGFVHDADVDKFLDALTTQEKFPFSTPGLRDELRHTFWMLNRVDSARALAKKLQAHPVFKDYEVVLAAGDGKIDADDENEKSLDKVRRAIKDHDRTITLSVGQLTTGVTVPEWTAVLMLSNMASPALYMQAAFRSQNPCLFDLGGGNYARKENAYVFDFDPARTLTIFEQFANDLYGETARGGGDVETRERHIRQLLNFFPVYGEDEEGQMVELDAEQVLSVPRRIHAREVVRRGFMSNFLFQNIASVFRAPAEVVEIIQRFDPYEQGKAQNAEKNKVEIDEGTADELSINDEGEVEIPDEQVVGKAADIFGPKVYGDIAVEFSGHMDDIAKAHEADDDDRVMLDNLKEAFKQSVTAPLVQAAKESYGSELKPRQQQQIERKVQADADIQLNRQVGDYQIQARRIEQSRKDELKAATSETERAEVNKRHDEQKAEAFQTLAQKLEDSREELVQRAGETVVREVETAKKEDEKQGIEDKVRAHLRGFSRTIPSFLMAYGEEGTTLANFDTVIPADVFQDVTSITVDEFRFLRDGGDYTDGETGEVKRFVGHLFDEVVFNDSVSEFIKLRERLANYFDESQTEDIFDYVPPQKTNQIFTPRNVVVQMVDLFEKENPGCFDDPSHTFADLYMKSGLYITEIIKRLYRSEGMKAAFPDDRERLDHILEHQVFGIAPTKIIYEIATHFILGFHDEVGQGCDSNFELADAAELAKEGTLEAYVERVFGPKLGEA, via the coding sequence ATGGCGAGCATCGACATCTCCCAGATCATCGAGACCACCGCTCCCGCGGTGCCGCAGATCTATGCCTACACCACGCCCGAGATCGTCCGCCACAACGGCTGGACCAAGATCGACTACACCGAGCAGGACGTGCGCGAGCGAATCAAACAGCAAACGCACACCGCCGACGTGCAGTGGCATCTGGAGTGGAGCGGCAACGCCACGTGGGAGCACCGTGCGGGCACGTTCCATGACACCGACTTCCACGCCTACCTCGAGAAGCAGGGCGTCGAGCGCGAACCCAAGAAGGAATGGTTCAAGATTAGCGGCGAGGAGTCTCACCAGCAGTTCTACCGGTTCCGCGACACCGACGGCGTGCTGGACGCACCCGGCGCTGCCTCCTACACCCTGCGCGCCGAGCAGCAGCGCGCAGTGGAGCAGACGGGAGCCTTCGCCCGCGCCCATTGGGACGAGGGCGGCGCGCACGGCGGCGAGTTCCTGTGGAACGCCAAGCCGCGCTTCGGCAAGACGCTCACCGCATACGACCTGTGCCGCAGTATCGGCGCGCAGAAGGTGCTCATCGTCACCAACCGCCCTGCCATCGCCAACTCCTGGTACGACGACTACGTGAAGTTCGTGGGCTTGGAGGGCGGCTACCGCTTCATCAGCGGCGTGGACGCTCTGACCGGCAAGCCCTACTGCCTCAGCCGCGAGGAGTACCTGCGCGCCATCCGCAACGACCCGGAAGGCCCCAAGGGGTTCATCGAGTTCGTGAGCCTTCAGGACCTCAAGGGCTCCATCCGCTTCGGCGGCGTGTACCAGAAGCTCGACGAGGTGGCCGACCTCACCTGGGACGTGCTCATCATCGACGAGGCACACGAGGGCGTGGACACCTTCAAGACCGACGTGGCATTCGACCACATCAAGCGCCGCTTCACGCTGCACCTCTCTGGCACGCCCTTCAAGGCCATCGCAAACGAGAAGTTCGCCGACGACGCCATCTACAACTGGACCTATGCCGACGAGCAGCAGGCCAAGCGTGACTGGCCTGCCGACTCTGAGCAGCCGAACCCCTACGCCAACCTCCCCAAGCTCAACCTGCTCACCTACCAGATGAGCGACATCGTCGAGCAGGAGGCCCGCGGCGGCATGGAGATTGATGGCGAGCAGACCGAGTTCGCCTTCGACCTCAACGAGTTCTTCTCGACCAAGCACAACGGCGGCTTCGTGCACGACGCCGACGTGGATAAGTTCCTCGACGCGCTCACCACGCAGGAGAAGTTCCCGTTCTCGACACCCGGGCTGCGCGACGAGCTGCGTCACACGTTCTGGATGCTCAACCGCGTCGACTCCGCCCGCGCCCTCGCCAAGAAGCTGCAGGCGCACCCCGTCTTCAAGGATTACGAGGTGGTACTCGCTGCTGGCGACGGCAAGATCGACGCCGATGACGAGAACGAGAAATCGCTCGACAAGGTACGCCGCGCGATCAAGGACCACGACAGGACCATCACCCTTTCGGTCGGCCAGCTGACCACGGGCGTGACCGTGCCGGAGTGGACCGCCGTGCTCATGCTCTCGAACATGGCGAGCCCCGCACTGTACATGCAGGCGGCCTTCCGCAGCCAGAACCCGTGCCTGTTCGACCTGGGCGGCGGCAACTACGCGCGCAAGGAGAACGCCTACGTCTTCGACTTCGACCCGGCGCGCACGCTTACTATCTTTGAGCAGTTCGCCAACGACCTGTACGGCGAGACCGCGCGCGGCGGCGGCGATGTCGAAACGCGCGAGCGCCATATCCGTCAGTTGCTGAACTTCTTCCCCGTCTACGGCGAGGACGAAGAGGGGCAGATGGTCGAGCTCGACGCCGAGCAGGTGCTCAGCGTGCCGAGGCGCATCCATGCCCGCGAGGTGGTCAGGCGCGGCTTTATGAGCAACTTCCTGTTCCAGAACATCGCGAGCGTCTTCCGCGCGCCGGCAGAGGTCGTGGAGATCATCCAGCGCTTCGATCCCTACGAGCAGGGCAAGGCACAGAACGCCGAGAAGAACAAGGTCGAGATCGATGAGGGCACGGCCGACGAGCTCTCCATCAACGACGAGGGCGAGGTGGAGATTCCCGACGAGCAGGTCGTAGGCAAGGCTGCGGACATCTTCGGGCCGAAGGTCTACGGCGACATCGCCGTCGAATTCTCAGGCCACATGGACGACATCGCGAAAGCCCACGAGGCCGATGACGACGATCGGGTGATGCTCGACAACCTCAAGGAGGCCTTCAAGCAGAGCGTGACCGCGCCTCTGGTACAGGCCGCCAAGGAGAGCTACGGCAGCGAGCTCAAGCCGCGCCAGCAGCAGCAGATCGAGCGCAAGGTCCAGGCGGACGCCGACATCCAACTCAACCGCCAGGTCGGCGACTACCAGATTCAGGCGCGCCGCATCGAGCAGTCGCGCAAGGACGAGCTCAAGGCGGCGACAAGCGAGACCGAGCGCGCCGAGGTGAACAAGCGCCATGACGAGCAGAAAGCGGAGGCGTTCCAGACGCTCGCCCAGAAGCTCGAGGACTCCCGCGAGGAGCTCGTGCAACGCGCCGGCGAGACCGTGGTGCGCGAGGTGGAGACGGCGAAGAAAGAGGACGAGAAGCAGGGCATCGAGGACAAGGTGCGCGCTCATCTGCGCGGCTTCTCGCGTACCATCCCGTCGTTCCTCATGGCCTACGGCGAAGAGGGCACGACGCTCGCGAACTTCGACACCGTGATCCCCGCTGACGTCTTCCAGGACGTCACGAGCATCACCGTTGATGAGTTCCGCTTTTTGCGTGATGGCGGCGACTACACCGATGGCGAGACCGGCGAGGTAAAGCGCTTCGTTGGGCACCTCTTCGACGAGGTCGTATTCAACGACTCCGTGAGCGAGTTCATCAAGCTGCGCGAACGCCTGGCCAATTACTTCGACGAGTCCCAGACAGAGGACATCTTCGACTACGTGCCGCCCCAGAAGACCAATCAGATCTTCACGCCGCGCAACGTCGTGGTTCAGATGGTGGACCTCTTCGAGAAGGAGAACCCGGGCTGCTTCGATGACCCGAGCCACACCTTCGCCGACCTGTATATGAAGTCTGGCCTCTACATCACCGAGATCATCAAGCGCCTGTACCGAAGCGAGGGCATGAAGGCCGCCTTCCCGGACGACCGCGAGCGTTTGGACCACATCCTGGAGCATCAGGTGTTCGGCATCGCGCCCACCAAGATTATCTACGAGATTGCCACCCACTTCATCCTGGGTTTCCACGACGAGGTCGGCCAAGGATGTGACTCTAACTTCGAGCTCGCGGACGCCGCGGAGCTCGCCAAGGAGGGCACGCTGGAGGCATACGTCGAGCGCGTCTTCGGGCCCAAGCTGGGCGAGGCGTAG